CCTCAGTAACCGTGTCTAGCATAGGGCCCCATAGTGGTGTGTGCTGGGATGTTGTGGAATAACCACCACTTAGACATTGCCTCCCCAACCATCCCCCTCACATTATCTCATAATTCTATTGAGAGATTGAATTCTGCAACCAGATCCGGCTGCTATGGTTGCGACTGGTTTGGTTTTAGAGAATTTTATTTGATCCTACAGTTTAACTGACTGGTTGTTGGTTGCCCCCCATAGGTTTTTGAGTCAGTTACCTATTTCCAGATTTGTAGGTTGATTGGATCTGGAGTTGGAAGTCCTCCTGTTGTAGTTGTTACTCTCCTACCACTGGAGTACTGGACTGAACCTttgtgaggttgaagacaacctcctCATATGAGTAGATCTACCCCCTTGTTACTTTTTGTTCCACAATCACCCCTCCCCTTCTTCCTTACTCTATGTTTCTTATTTTACTTTTGATTCCAAGATTCCACCccacccaaccccaccccccNNNNNNNNNNNNNNNNNNNNAAAAAAACTTATAAAATTACTTCCACCACCCACATACAGTGCATGATTTGTTCATCCTCTTTTTAGTTTGAACTTCACTAATTTACAGAATTTCCATTCACTCACTATTTGAGTTTTGTGTAGTATACAGGTGGGCCTATAGTAAACCCAATAGGGTATTTTGACCTGGGATCACACCAATCCTTTATTCTTCATGGTATTGACCACATTTCTGATCCCTATTTGCATTTCAGTGGATTGGTCTGGTATGAAATCCTATTTGGTGAAAGGTAGAGAATCTTGTCGAACCAACCAAATATGTAAAAGGTTCACTCTCTCACCTGTCTTTTACTCTTAGTAGTAGTTATCAAGGATCCTACTTCTTTCCGTCCAGATGGTCCAACAAAAATGATGTCAGGTCCTAAAGAATGCTCCAGCTTGGAGAAAGTCCTTACTAAACCAGTAACCGTGATATGATGAGTGTTATTAGGTTGTGAGGTGCATCCCAATGCATTTATCCTTGTTGCCTTACTGGATTTTTCTCCTCCTGAAATTAGATTAATGACATTTATTGACAATATGGAGTATGTGATATTGGAAATATGGATTCTCTGGTAATTAAATTTCCATTGCAGTTGACCTGTTTCACTGCTATTGCATATTTTGATGCAATCCTATTTTTTTCTGCTTATGAAAAGCAATGGATAGGAGGAACTCTCCAAATCACAATAATGAGAATATTAGGGTTAAGACCTTTGTATCTTAGTaacaagaaaattataaatatagtGTAAAATAATCATCAATTCCAAACCAAATCTCACTCGAGATATTCATAACAAAAAACTGGAAACAGTCACCACCTTCTAGACAGACAAATCTGTATGGCACATGACATACAATCAAATAGAGATGAATAATGACTAGTTTTGGCATTTTTAGAGAATAATGTCTTTAAGTTTGGGCTCTGTACATGGTGCAACTGTCTAGACCTTTAAAGGGATGGGAAGAAGGTGAAAAGAGGTGGATTGGGGTAGAATGAACATTTGATGGCGCTTGTAGTTAACTCGAAACATATGGATTTAAATGGaattaaaaccaaaaaccaattaGCGGGTGTAAGCTTCTGATGAGGTGATTAAAATACCTCACTGGTAACAAGAGTTTTACAACTGAGATTTCTTTCCTCCTTGTTATAGTGATCTATAGAGCAGTGAACATCCATTTTGGGAGTATCAGCTGCATGGCCATACAACAGCACCGGCTTCATATGTTGAATAAACTACTGAACATCTGAGAATATTGGACAACAGATGtgtcttgttttttatttttttttcctgtactGACAATCATGTTCTTGTCTAAATTACATTGCCAATGATTTTGTGCACACATGCATATTATTCGGTGAAACATGAAAAATCCTCGTATCTACagaacaacattttttttttgggaaaaatgcAGGTGGGTATTAGCCATAGTTTTAAGTTGCATGCAACTGGGTGGAAATGGAAACTCTCTACATGTTTGGGAGGAGATGGTGTTTCCCGGATACAAAACAAGACATCCATCGGATTGCTCCCAGGAATGGATTTCCGGTTGGGTTGGAAGGCAGAGTATGTCCTTCCAGAGATTCAAGGGTAAGTTAATTGATGGTTTCTACACTAATTAGCAATACTCTCGGTTACTGAAGTTAATGGTTGTTGATCAAATTATCTTTCAAACAATAGAAGCCGAGCTTATTTCTATGAAATGATCATGCCGGAGGCAATTTGGAGGATTTCTTTGTCCCTGCCCAATCCATGGGATGGTGAACTAAGGTTGCTAGACAAGCTATAGTTCTGTAAGGTGAGCCACATGATCATCTTTGACACAGATTAGACTGACAGAAAAGGCATGCCGTAGCTGAAATGAGTTCAAAACAGTAAATCATCATTCGCGacacaaatcttgaaacaaaaggATCTGAACCACTTGTCAGATCCTGACTCAAGCCACTGTCTATTCTGTGATCTTGTGGTACTAATGTCCCTgacaaaattatttttcagcTTTGAGACTTGCATGAGCCCAAAATCTCTTAGCTGTACCAAAGAGCTGTTATCAGTTCAAAGTATTGTTAACTGATTTGACTGAGGAGAATTTTGCAAGCTGACGCTCCTTTAAGGTGTGTCCTCTGATGCACGCGATTCCAGCCATTAGTTCAGTGGGGTCCATTATTTGTATAAGGATGATGATCTGGCTAGCATTTACCAATTAAGGGATAGTGTTCACTACTGATTTGATTCAGCCTTGCTACATATTTTGAAGGGTCCTAATGCAGTCCAATAGAGGGCGTACCCAGTACACAAGGCTTttgccactgcagggtctggagagggtcataatgtatgcagccttacccctgcttcgtagagaggctgtttccctaCTCGAAACTgcaaccactaggtcgcaatggagcgaCCTTACCGTTGTACCAATGTCGGCCCTCTTAATGTGGTCCAATATAAATTGATTTTGTGTGGAGATTTGTTGAGAAAAGTAGGATCACCTAattatctcttctttttattttggggaGGCCCTGCAATACATTTTCTGCTATTAAAGAGtcacttattttttattttctataggGTTCATATTTGTATTTTTAGTTCTTATGGTTTAATTTCTTGTATCTGACAGGGCCCTGGGCTCCGCAGGGGAACCAATGTTCAACATGAACTCTGGACGGTTGCAAGCATCACTAGACAGAGTGGAAGCCGTTTTCACTCATAGTACAAGATAGCTGTACCTCTTGCGAAGAATCTGTTTTTTTCTAAGTACATAAACATCAGTGAGTATCCCTAAAGTCAAATCTGTGAAACTGATCCTAACCAACTGATTAGTATTTTCGAACCCCTAAAAATACTTTGTACTGACAATCCAGTGAGTTTGTTGGATCATATGGTCATGGTCAGCTGATGAGATGTAGTTGCATTGTCTTCTTATTGGTTGGTGCACTTCCTTTATCCCTCGATGCCAGGTTGTCAATTCTGCAAAATCAACAAAGAACTGAGAAAGAACATGGATAGCCGGCTATACATAGGCCCAACCACCATCATCGCAGGGTAGTATCCCCCTCTCCCTGTTTTACTGGTGGGTTACTTTGCAAGTACCCATACGAAGTTACAAACAGGTGATCAGTGTAAATGTTTTTCCTTCTGTGATTTTAGTTGTACTGTTTCACTTTGAAAATTCCATGAATCTCAAAACAATGTGCATAAGAAACATCACTTTTGCTGATTCAGTTGCTTTGTCACTAGGGCTGCAATTATCGCTTTCGAAGAACAATCATGCACTGCAGGGTTAAAAGGACATCTAGTTATTCACGTATATACACATTTTAATTTGAGTAATGCATCTAGCAATATATTTTCTGGGGAAAAAGATCTTCCCCACACCCTCCCACATTTCAACAATTTGAGACTCGCACTTGACACAATCTCTCCTACCTGATCATGTGGGGCCCTTTTGTTGATGAAACCGTTTTTTATGACGTGATTGGTGTGGCATGGGAAATTCCTCCCACTAGCGGCGTGGAAAATCCTCTcccataatattttttttttatctattagTACTTGCAACTAGCAATAGTAGGTCCTGCAAATCTCTTTGGGATGATGGTGTATTCCTGTACCCGGACCCTATTTTTGGTTCTCTGCGGCCTATTAGGCATCATGATTTTCATGGAACAAATTAAAGTGGAGCTTTTATAGCAAAATTGACGCATTGCAACCCCAAAGGGGGAGCTCAGTTTGAAAGGATCAACACGTTACagttaagaggtcatgagttcaattATAATATTATTACTATAAAGAGCAAGTCAATAGATGAGGCTTTCACTACTACtgggtctaggaggggcaattGTACGTAGTCTTATACCCTGCTTCACACACTTAACCATTGAAAAACAATGCAAGTGAGGGAAAAACAATGCAAGTGAGGGAAAAACAATGCAAGTGCCCTGGCCATGTGGCATGGTGATTAggtaaatcaaaaccaaatagtTAAAGCCCACCTTGTATTATACACTAGTCTTTTATCTTTTAAATGGTTGTTCAAAgatttgttattttagttttggGATTGTCTAAATGATACATTTATatgtttatttatatttatttgaacttgtaattttatgaattttttaaaaaagagaagaacaatgatttaaaaaaaaaggaacaatgtGAGTGTATAGATTACctctcccaaaataaaattacaaatatttGATACTTTaaaggtgtcaataagaaaGTCTATCTACTTCTATTTTCGTTTTTAAAATTTTGCCACTTGATAGTCACATGAACTTAAATTTGACATATAACTCCCCCCGCCATCTTGAATAGGATAGGGATTAAAGTATGTAACCACTAAAAGCTAGCCTCTCTCAATTGGTTGACTTTCCATTGTTGGACTAATTGGGGTCTAATTGCCACTGAAATTTATGCCCTATGGTTCCAAAAATAAGGAACGTGCGGATAGGTCCAACTGAAGCATATAAAGCACTTGCCAGTAGTGGTAAGGGGATGCTTCAAAATATTCTTACTTGAGATGTGATCGATGTTTGGAGTGATTCTGAGGATGTGTATAACCTTAGTCTAGAATACCAGCACCTGTTTGTGGTCTTGGAGCTCAGTCCCTCTTTTGTTGGATGTTTATAATTCCACCTTCCTTTAATCAATTTTTGTCTCAAGTCCTCTGATGCATAGTTGCATATATGCTTCTATTTAAGTAAATTGCTATCTTGTTAAGCATACAAAAACTAAGTTTTTCAACACTGGAACTGATGTGGATGTGCTAAGTTATCTCTGGTAATGAATTGTTCTTGTctcgttaccaaaaaaaaaaaaaaatcccactttATGATTCCATTTTCTAGTTTCTGAAAAAGGCACATATTGTTTCCAGTGTTTTATtatgtaaaagagaagaaattgatatTACTTATGTAACATGTAGAGGGAGAGGGACTACGAGCGAGTCCAAGTCATGTTTTGAGGTATTGGTATCTGATCAATTGCCGATACCTGGCCGATCCTATATAGGTGGATCAATATGGATTAAGGGTTTAATGGTAAAAACAACggatttttcaataaaattggggACAAATCCATATAATACCGGCGATCTGAATTGTATCGGCTGCGACCAATACTGTATCCACTACCGCGGTCCAAGTACAAAAGTATAGCAAAAGAGTATAGTACTACCCTTAGTTACATCAGAAACAAGGAAGATTGACAGGTTTGGGGGTGGCATGGATTTAGGGATCCATGACGCCCTAATGATTCCAACCAGAAGGTCAAGCAAtgccttaattttattttattttttgatatggGATAAACCTCGAAAAGAATACTATGCTTTTCATCAGATTGTTATAGTTTTTTCACAAATGGGAAGTCCACCAGCAAAGGTGTATCAAATGCAAGCATGAATTTAGGTATCAGTATAGTATTAATGTATTAGTCATAGATGTGTATGGTATTAGCAGGTAACATCAGTATCATTggagggtaaaatggtccaatTGAACCAGATATGATCGGGTCATATAGGTTTACTACGGTGAAAtattggagaaaaaaatatgaagtgTTTCTTATGGAGGAGTACAGTTCCTACATGTGCAAAAGGGTCAATGAGAGCATACGGGGAAGCATCTATggaaatattatttttcctttcatgggGAGTGTGCTGGTCATTTATCCTTCCCATGTGTGGGCCACAGTACCACATTCCCCCtactttttcccaaaaaatatgcAAAATAATCTAGATATGAATGGTACAGTTTGcgtctatttttcttctccacTTAAAAAGTCTTCTATATCCCTTCCATTGGTTAGGCTGCTAACTCCAAGCCcgcaattaggggtgtcaatcgatcagtCTGGCTTGGTTTCGGTCcaggttgagtcggttttggtgtgagaaagctgaaaccaaaaccgaaccaataagaaaattccgatttcagtttgatttcgatttcggtgcgatttgatttcgatttgtcttcggtttcttaaattgatttgtaaccgggttggttttgatttttagtCCAGTTTAgatttgactttccatacaaatgtatacaaaactatgcaaattttgatttttttaatgaattttagagtgtttcggtttcttactggtttggtttcagtttcggtatGGGTTTTATaccgattttggtttggtttcaggttcatccAGTTTCCGATGCGATTAGATTTAGTTTTgaggttgcaatactccaaatcgaaccgaaccagtAAGACTTTGGTTCGATTCAGTCCATATTATTATTGGTTTAATCCGATCAATTTTACCGATttgatttaggaattgacacccctacccgcAGTCCTCACTCAGCATGAAATATGATGGTTCTATACTATTCCTTAGCAACGAGACTAAAAAGAAGGCCACCAGGGCCATCGCCATCCCATCATATATCATTCATAAATGTCAAGGCAAGTTGCAGTGGAATCCTGATGGTACCCTGTCATCACATGCCAAAGGCTGTCTTTAATGACAGTCACTTTCCTACTGACAGCGAGGTGGGGGCACCCACTGGTACAATAAAAGCCTGATGGTTACCAGGCTTTCCAAACTTTCCCAAGTCTACACCGCTACAGTGTATTATTGCTCTCAACTCTTTCCAAGTCAGTATCCATCCTCCTGTTGAGATGTGTACAACATTGTGGACTTTTGCCACTTACCCCAGAATAAGAAGTGaatgattgagagagagagaaagggcgCCCTCCTTGTTGAGATCTGTACAACAATGCAGGCTTTTGTTAATTTCCAGTTTCCCCGAGAGAACtttcccaagaaaaaaagaCTACAAAAGATTAAAAGATTGAAagattgagaaaaagaagaaatgaacaGCAGAATCGTAGAGCCAACATGACATCTAAGATGATATCAAGATATTtaccttttccctttcttttggtGGGAATTTTAGATACTGTCACAGCAGGGTTTAAAAACTCGGAGTCAGGATACAGATCAGTTAGCCTATGTCCAGATCAAATCATATCGGCCAGAACCAATGGAAATCTTAAAAAGCCCTTAAACCCTACTTTCTGTACAGGATCGATCCGATTTTTCAAACCTTGTACTAGTCAAAATGTCATATAACCTAACACAATAAGAATAGGTAGCCATGATAATTCCCCCCATTCTCAGACCACCAATATAATCTACATTAATTAATTGCATAAATGGGGTAAATACATAGACATACCACACCTTACCAAGCAAAATGGATAACCACCTTCCTGCTTACCAAGTCTACAATTTTTTTCTCATGCACAATCTCTCCATTATGTATGTATTTTGGACTGAGGGAAGTCATCTCTTCCAAGTCACTCGCTGTTCTGTGAAATTACTTGCCCAAATTTCAGGAAAAGTTGAGCATCAGAGGTGCTCAGGGATCCACAGTTCACCATGGTTGGGTTCTTGAGGTTCACATACTCATCCACATAGCTTGGCACCTTGGCCAGTGTCAATGCTGCTGGTGGTGGTCCTGGTGGGGGTGGCAGTTGTTGACTCAATTGCTTAGCCATGGCTGGGGGTGTAGGTGTCACGAGGAGGCTCCCAAGTATACGGCTCACCTCGTGCATTGTTGGCCGATCTGAGGGTTGTTTCTTGGTGCAGAGAAGGGCAAGCTGGAATACCTTCTTTAGTGCTCCAAGATCTTCACATGTAGCAGTGACTTCTGAATCAACGGTCTCCATCACAGCATTGGTGGTAGCTTTGGACATGACCTACACACCATTACAAAATTAGAGATGAAGCCaaagaaaaaatgacaataatttTCTTGGGAGTTAGATTGATATTACTAGGAACAACTAACAGTTCAGTAATCGTAAGGGATTTGCATTAGCAAAACCCAACATAATTATTTCTCGTTGCACACTCTGGTAGAAACACAGCATTTCAAGCAGCACATAAGCAATCCTTTGCTTTGGACACagagacaagaaaagaaaataccaAGGGTGAGGATGAAATAATACCAATTGATGCAGGTTGGAATCATTGTCCACAGCTTTTCTTCCAGTCAGCAGCTCAAGCAGGACAATCCCATAGCTGTAGATATCAGATTTCTCAGTGAGACGGGAAGTGCGAGCATATTCAGGATCAATGTAGCCAATTGTGCCCATTATGCACGTAGATGTATGAGCCTTGGCTATGCACAGGCTCTTCGCGATGCCAAAGTCAGTGAGATGGGCCTCAAAATCCTTATCCAAGAGTATGTTAGATGATTTCACATCCCTGTGGATTATACGAGGGCTGCAGTCATGATGAAGGTATGCCAGTCCTTGAGCTGCTCCTACTGCTATTCGGAGGCGAGTTTCCCAGTCAAGTTTCTGTTTCTTCGAAGGGCCTGCAAAGACAAATGAGGAAACCAATGAACATGGTTGGTCCACACACAGTCTCTCTTCTAGGAAGACTTTAACTTACCATGCagatggtcccagaggcttccATTCTCCATGTAGTTGTAGAAGAGAAGGTTCCCACTGGGGGACAAAGAATAACCTTGGAGGCTTACAAGATTACGATGCTTGATGTTTCCAACTGTCCCAAGCTCGGTCTCGAATTCCTTCAGGCACTGCGGGTAGTGAGAATACAGTCTCTTGATGGCCACTGGCTTGCAGTTCTTCAGCACGCATTTGTACACAGTACTTGATGCACCGTAACCAATTATGTATTTCTCACTTAGATTCTCAGTCATCCTCATGATGTCCTCATAGACATGAAGAGCCATGTTCATGTGAAGGATTACCAACTTCGGTGATGTATAGTCTACTGTAGTTCAACAAGCATTTCCCAAAATACAAGGCCTCAGTTTACCACATACATATCCAAGCTGTATATCAaacattttattaaataaactatatataagtaaataaataacttGCTTATTTGGGTtccatgagattttttttttatttttttatttttatttttttatatatctaATGAAAACAAAATAGGGCTCACCAGCGCAGTTTGGTTGCAagtaaaaagaagagaagggaggcGAAATTGGttttaaacagaaaaagaattttttttgtaatcattatccaacAGAATTGCATTTAACTTAAAaattttaccatatttagtaattattCTTTCtccatgtaatttttattttacttattaaAACCAAGGGATTTGGATGCAAAAGGGAAAATTGAATgaccaaatatagaatgatatGGAGTTGGTGACACAGTCTCGTGttaggtaaattttttttttttttttttttttttccttgcaaccaaacggagcctacaTGAGATCTATTTCTCATGGACCCAATTGATGGTCGTTCTGGAATCCTTTTGGGTTTGAGTTTTGGCCCATTGGTATCTGTTGAAAGACCGTTCCCATGGGTACCTTGGTggcccccacccccaaaaaaagatCTGTTGAATTTACAATATTTAGTAGAAAGAGAACTACCTGGTTTGTCCGGGGATCCTTCCAGAAAGGGTGTTGGATTTTGCGGCCGAAATGCTGCCACTATGATCATAAGAAGGATCACAAGGGCACCCAAAGCAATTCCTAGGATTGCCGCTTTAGAGATTGTAGCTGCATACACAATCAAAAGATTAAGTAATAAAGGAAAAGCGATGGTTGACTAATTTCAATATAAATGCACCCAGTTAAGCAGAAAAATcagtatttttttattcactGTTGTGAAGCTTGTATTAACCAAGCAGATCCCGTGTAAATTTTCCATGATCAGAATCTTCCAGGGgatagcatcttttttttcacaTCGTTCATTTTTTTAGGCAGATTATTGAAGTAGGTGGAGAAGAGATAGCTTTTTTTTCTAGATGAGAACCTTCATACATTATACATTACTGTCTTGACAAGTTCAATGACTTGGAACAACCTCCTGTATGGCATGTAACAGAAAATTTATGATCAACAAAGAAATTCAATCGTCATCTAATCTGAAACGTGGCAGCTCTTTATGGCCATTTAGGAAACCTGAAACTGGACATATGAGTAGGGGACCTTGAGGTCtacctgtccacaaaatttgggcagCTCTGAACTACCAAGTGGCAGATTTTTACAGCCATTTAGGGAAGGCTTCCTAAATGGATCATTCAGGAAAATTGCCCACAAATTTGACGCCATAATCTTCTTATTGGATCAAGAATTACATGTATTTTCTACCATTTAATTTCTTAAGAAGCGGGGGCAGAAAAGCCATTAAATTGAATGCAAATCATTTACCTCGTTCCGGCAGGTGTGATGCATGACATGAAGAACGTAGCCAGTATCCACAAAGACCAGGATTCCCAACAAAGCTGCCACAAGATGGTCCAGTTCATGGAATGGAAGATTGAGGTGGATGcaggaaaaataaacaaagagaaGTCCTCCAAGTGACTTCAAAAAGTCATGACATCAAGATTATGGTACTTGGAAATGGATGAACACATTTACAATGAATAAAGATAACCAAAATGGGAATTAGCCATCTTACCTATCAGGTCTGAACCTGGAGAAGTTGTTTCCAGTAGGAATTTCACCAACTAGGTTGTTGTAAGATACATTTCTGCTCGGACACAGCATATTTAAAGGCAGATCCAATTATTCCACCATCATGCTAGTCTACTATCTAAATTGAAGAAAAACCAACAAATCCTGCGAGCAGATACTTACAAAATGGTGAGACTGAAGCAGTTAACAAGTGGCAGCACATCCCCTGATAAATTGTTGTTTTGTACCCTCCTGTCATCATTTTGCACGCATGATTATAAACTCAAAAGACACAAAAGAGCACTGTCAGTTAAGACACAAAATCGCAGAGCAATACAACCTAATAAACAGAATACCAGGGCAACCACTACTTCACATTCAATCACAAGACATTTATAATGGATTTCAGAGCAAGTATGACTATAACAATACAAAAtatattggattcaaataacgACAATTATTTAATGAGTTTTACAATCCACCAAGTAAGATGTAGTTGGTGGGATCCATGAAATGGTGGGACCTCTTCAGTCCATAGTATTATCCCTAATTATTCTTAGGATTATCAAGCAAAGTTGGTGGGTTCCATgagaagataagaagaaaaTGTTCATATCAACATAAACTATCTTGATCATTAAAACACACATACACAGAAGCATATGAAGGATGACCAGAAACTAAacgttttccttttttcctaatTAATAAAGAACAGCCAAAttcaatggaaaaaatagaGGAACGCACAGTGAGTACAGATACGGTAGCTGACCAAGCTCTTGTGGAATTGGGCCTCCAAGATGATTATTTGAAAGATCACTACATGTAAAGCAAGATTGTATTAgcgggggaaaaaaaaaaaagagccccaataataatcataattagTCACAGCTGTTGCATCCATCTTACATGTCCATCACACTTCTCAAATTTCCAAACTCCATTGGAATGTATCCGACCAAACGGTTCTTGCTCAAGTTCCTATTCAGGGAAAATTAACATcaccaaaaagtgaaaaaacaGAAGCGGACACATCACTGGATAGTAGAACTCACAGTTTTAAAAGATGCTCCAAGTCACCaagggaagaaggaatggaACCACTTATCTTGTTATTTGAAATGTCCCTAAAAGTAAAATGACAGTTAGAAGTAGCACCAGTGAGGAACTAAAATTTGCTAAAGCAGTCAATACTTACAGTGTATCCAAATTACCAATTCGGGACAGCTCAATAGGAATGTGACCCTTGAGATAATTTGAGGAAAGATTCCTGaatatggaaataaaaaaaaatgtaatcagCTACCACCATACAAGTAGCAGTGGCAGCGCAGTCATGTGAATTTTATTTATAAGCCAAATCAGTAGTGAGCACAACTATGGGAAGGGAGGTATTTTAAATAAGACACCATGAGAATGCATGTTTTTTCTTGAGACAACATAAGAATGTATGCCTTCTCCCCCATCTGCCAACTTCGATCCACAAGTGAATGGGGGAATTCTTTAATCATATAAGGGTTTACCTATCAAAGATCTTTTAAACAAAACATAGCTCAATTGCATGGCATGACCACACTGAGGAATTCTCcaataaaaaatagataaaatatgTGTTACTCACAAGTAAGTCATAATCTCAAGCTTTTCCAATTGGGGTGGGATGGTTCCACTCAATTTGTTGCCATGTAAATTGCTGCCATTGTATCAAGtattaaaaaattttcaagtaaAGAATTTCAAACAGTTGAAGAACAGGATAAAAGTTTAAATCCTTACAGAGTATTGAGATTTGTACATGAGCTGAGATTGGCAGGAATTGTCCCTTCAAGATTGTTATTTGCAACATTCCTACAAGAATATTGAGTCAATAACTTATTTTGATATTGTACGGAAACTATTCCTgccagcagaaaaaaaaattaaatgcaaTCACGTCGAATAAAGAGGTTTATGGATAATCACTCACAATTCAAACAATTCAGTCAGCTTCCCAAGCTCAGGTGGAATATGCCCAGTGAGGTGATTGTCATTCAGTTCCCTGCACATACAAAATTTAACACTGAGTGTGGTATTactatataataatataaacctTTGGTGGTACAGGCCATGTTTCCAAATTAGGTATTCACTATTACAACACAGCTTTCAACTTCCTCCAATTAGCCTTCCATATTATGCATATCAGCATATGCAGGTCAACCGAACCATTTGATCAGTGACCCAAGTAAGAATTATCCCCATCCCAACAAATGCACTTAGCGGATGATTATAAGTAACACTATTAAATGAACTGTCCATTTGGAGGAATCATGGACATCAAAATgaactgaaatttgaaattcatGAAGAGTGTAGATGGTCCTACCAATAAAATGGTCAAACACCCCAAGCACATGCACTGGAATAAAGAGTCAAGTCATGGAGGCAGCATGTAATATCATGCATAAACCATTGTGAGACAAACACTTCACTAGTACTGAAAGATTTATCCTTACAGATAGTGGAGATTTATCATGTTTCCAAGCTCCGGTGGAATTGATCCTCTCAGCTTGTTACCCTGCAAGTACCTAGAAGAATTAACAAATACCAGTCAAGTTCTTGTTGAAGATCTATCAAGGTGCATTGAGAAGTAGAAGTATGACTTTCCAATTAATTAATTCTATCATATACTGCTAATTAGATTGATGCTGTCCAAAAGAAAGTCAAGGATCCATCCAACTTTGCATAAAAAAT
This genomic stretch from Macadamia integrifolia cultivar HAES 741 chromosome 2, SCU_Mint_v3, whole genome shotgun sequence harbors:
- the LOC122071337 gene encoding uncharacterized protein LOC122071337 isoform X1 — translated: MNSVSNNNEEPRSWDELIDINLVPSELFLKFRKEIQGLRVGLNLEFYNVPLNECHTKLVLKPLDPDRRWKLTYEPIHHDVRVLSKKISISKFLNLQVGISHSFKLHATGWKWKLSTCLGGDGVSRIQNKTSIGLLPGMDFRLGWKAEYVLPEIQGSRAYFYEMIMPEAIWRISLSLPNPWDGELRLLDKL
- the LOC122071337 gene encoding uncharacterized protein LOC122071337 isoform X3 → MNSVSNNNEEPRSWDELIDINLVPSELFLKFRKEIQGLRVGLNLEFYNVPLNECHTKLVLKPLDPDRRWKLTYEPIHHDVGISHSFKLHATGWKWKLSTCLGGDGVSRIQNKTSIGLLPGMDFRLGWKAEYVLPEIQGSRAYFYEMIMPEAIWRISLSLPNPWDGELRLLDKL